A region of Syntrophorhabdus sp. DNA encodes the following proteins:
- the pstS gene encoding phosphate ABC transporter substrate-binding protein PstS has product MSGIFSRALSLMAVVLALVCFAADAPALDMELLGAGATFPQPLYSKMFDAYNQQYKVKINYQGIGSGGGINQLVKKTVDFGGTDAFMTAKELQAAGAPVLHIPTCLGAVVVTYNLPGNPKLNFTPDTVAEIFLGKITKWNDPKIASANPGVKLPDLPVSAVHRADGSGTTYIFSEYLTKVNREWKEKIGTGKSLKWPASQIGQKGNPGVAGYVKQTPGAVGYVELLYAIQNKMPYGTIKNRAGKFIEPTLKSVSAAANVKIPDDTNVSLTDTEAAAGYPISGFTWLIFYKEQNYGGKARDRAEALAKLLLWVVGDGQRYVEPLEYAPLSKEAAAKANKLVRSMTYNGAPLVK; this is encoded by the coding sequence ATGTCTGGCATTTTTTCAAGAGCCCTATCCTTGATGGCCGTTGTCCTGGCCCTTGTGTGCTTCGCGGCTGACGCACCGGCCCTCGACATGGAGCTGCTCGGCGCCGGCGCCACCTTCCCCCAGCCGCTGTACTCTAAGATGTTCGACGCCTACAACCAGCAGTACAAGGTGAAGATCAACTACCAGGGTATCGGATCGGGCGGAGGGATAAACCAGCTTGTGAAGAAGACCGTCGATTTCGGCGGCACCGACGCCTTCATGACGGCGAAGGAGTTGCAGGCGGCCGGGGCCCCGGTCCTGCACATTCCCACCTGTCTCGGGGCCGTGGTCGTCACCTATAACCTTCCCGGGAACCCGAAGCTCAATTTCACCCCCGATACGGTGGCTGAGATATTCCTCGGCAAGATCACGAAGTGGAACGACCCGAAGATAGCCTCGGCGAACCCCGGGGTGAAGCTCCCCGATCTGCCTGTCAGCGCCGTGCACCGCGCCGACGGCAGCGGCACGACCTACATCTTCAGCGAGTACCTCACGAAGGTGAACAGGGAGTGGAAAGAGAAGATCGGCACTGGCAAGTCCCTGAAGTGGCCCGCCTCCCAGATAGGCCAGAAAGGGAACCCCGGCGTCGCCGGATACGTGAAGCAGACCCCGGGCGCCGTGGGATACGTGGAACTCCTCTACGCGATCCAGAACAAGATGCCTTACGGTACCATAAAGAACAGGGCCGGCAAGTTCATCGAGCCGACGTTGAAGTCGGTGAGCGCCGCGGCCAACGTGAAGATCCCCGACGATACGAACGTGTCCCTGACAGACACGGAGGCGGCCGCCGGTTATCCCATCAGCGGTTTCACATGGCTCATCTTCTACAAGGAACAGAACTACGGAGGAAAGGCCAGGGACCGGGCGGAGGCATTGGCGAAACTCCTCCTGTGGGTGGTGGGCGACGGTCAGAGATACGTCGAGCCCCTTGAGTACGCCCCCTTGTCGAAAGAGGCGGCGGCGAAGGCGAACAAGCTGGTCCGCTCCATGACATACAATGGCGCGCCCCTCGTGAAATAA